Proteins co-encoded in one Arachis hypogaea cultivar Tifrunner chromosome 11, arahy.Tifrunner.gnm2.J5K5, whole genome shotgun sequence genomic window:
- the LOC112721123 gene encoding uncharacterized mitochondrial protein AtMg00810-like, translating into MDLPLGYKSKSSGLVCKLNKSIYSLRQASRKWFYKFTLALLTHKFKQSKHDYLLFSYGSGDKIIYWLVYVDDIILASPSKDMMHKVQKLLEASFKLKILGDLKYFLGLELAKSSDGIILSQRKYALSILEDTNFTDSKSVSLPMEANLRLSDSDGDLLADSSIYRRLIGRLMYLTISRPDITYAVSTLSQFSSKPRTTHMNALHHLLRYLKGTVGQGLLFSAKSEKRLINYADVDWAGCPDTRRSVSGYCVFIGDSLIFWRSKKQQTISRSSAESEYRAMAAVAAELTWLTGLLSDFQIKAPSSMLFCDSMSAIHIASNPHFTRGLRILR; encoded by the coding sequence ATGGACCTGCCTCTTGGTTACAAGTCGAAGAGCTCTGGACTCGTATGCAAGTTGAACAAGTCCATCTATAGTTTGAGACAAGCCTCAAGAAAATGGTTTTATAAATTCACTTTAGCGCTGCTCACTCACAAGTTCAAACAGTCCAAGCATGATTACTTACTCTTCTCTTATGGTAGTGGCGACAAGATTATTTACTGGCTGGTTTATGTAGATGACATCATACTAGCTAGTCCTTCCAAGGATATGATGCATAAGGTGCAGAAACTGTTAGAGGCCTCCTTCAAATTGAAAATTCTGGGTGATTTGAAGTATTTCTTAGGCTTGGAACTAGCAAAGTCCAGTGATGGAATTATCCTCAGCCAAAGAAAGTACGCCTTAAGCATCTTGGAGGACACTAATTTTACAGATTCCAAGTCTGTTTCTCTGCCTATGGAGGCTAACCTCAGGCTGAGCGACTCCGATGGTGATTTGCTTGCAGACTCCTCCATCTACCGGAGACTAATAGGGAGGTTAATGTACCTCACCATATCCCGTCCGGACATTACTTATGCGGTTTCTACCCTTAGTCAATTCTCGTCTAAGCCTAGAACTACTCACATGAATGCACTTCACCATCTCTTGCGATACTTGAAAGGAACCGTGGGTCAAGGGTTATTATTTTCTGCAAAATCAGAAAAGAGGCTAATTAATTATGCGGATGTAGATTGGGCGGGATGTCCCGACACTAGAAGAAGCGTTTCAGGTTACTGTGTGTTCATTGGGGACTCTCTGATTTTCTGGAGATCAAAGAAACAACAAACGATTTCCCGATCATCTGCTGAATCTGAATACAGAGCTATGGCAGCTGTGGCTGCTGAATTGACTTGGTTGACAGGACTCCTATCTGATTTTCAAATCAAGGCACCATCTTCCATGCTGTTTTGTGACTCTATGTCAGCCATCCACATTGCATCAAACCCACATTTCACGAGAGGACTAAGAATATTGAGGTAG